The sequence CAGACCTATCCGATCACGATCTTCAAACCGTCTGCGAAGCACTTAAAGCCTTCTCCCCCGCCGTTCTCCATTAATCTCCTCAAATAACCCCTTGACGGGCTGGGGTTTCGCGTATAAGTTACGTTTAGAACGTTCTAAACGTTAAAAACCATGAAACACTTGTCCACGCAAGAAATAGAGTTTGCTCGCTTCGCCGGGGAATTGGCAGAGTCGTTAAGTTTCAACAAGTCGGTCGGACAGATCTTCGGCCTGCTTTATCTCTCTTCCACTCCTCTTTCTCTTGATGAAATATCGACCCAACTCTCCATGAGCAAAGGCAATGCCAGCATCAATTTGAGATATTTGGAATCGTGGGGCGCGGTTCGATCTGTAGCGATGAGCGGCACAAGGCGGGATCATTATGAAGCGAATAAGAACCTCAAGGAAATTGTTCTTAGACGCGTGGAGGAAGGAATTGTGCGCCGTTTGGACCTCGCGGAAGAGCGCATGGTTTCTATTTTGTCATTGATGGCCGGGGTGGGAACTCAACTATCCTCCAAAAAGAAAATTCAGGAGTTTCAGAAGCTTATTCATGCCAGTCGGCAAGCCTTAAAGTTACTTCCCATGGTCTTTAAATTCTTTCCGAAGTCATGAAATCGCCACGAATCTTTATGATCATCCAGAATTTTTACCCTTCTATTGGGGGGGCCGAACAACAGGCTCTTGAGGTGGCTTCAGGTCTGGTGGCTCAAGGTTTTTATATTGTGGTTTTGACCCGATCCCAAAGAATATTGATGTCCCGAGAAAGGGTCCGAGGCGTTTATGTGAGACGTCTGTTTTCACCCGGTTGGGGGGGGCTGCGCAATATATCTTTTGCCATATCTTCAGGGGTTTACTTGTTGTGGCGGTGGTGGGAATGTGATGTGATTCATATTCATTTGGCCTCGTCTCATTCACTTTTCCCGGCTCTATTGGGAAGGCTTTTTCATAAACGGGTGATTATTAAACTCAGCGGCGGCATCGATATCGGGGAATTGGCCTTGTCCCGAAAAAATATTTTTGGCCGGATAAAATTGTGGTTGCTTCATTGGGCCCGGCCCGCCTTTATTATTGTAAATGAAGGCCAACGTCAGGAGCTTATCAACAGCGGTCTTGCGGATTGTCCCGTTCAATTCATTCCCAATGGCTTACGGCTGGATTGGTTTCTTCCGTTGGGAGTGAAAGAAAGGTTTGCTGTTAGACAAAAATTAGATTGGACGGGATTGGTCTTTTTGTTTGTCGGCCGGTTTGCGCAGGATAAGTTGCGACCTGATATCTTTCGAAATTTAATGGAAGCGTGGAAAAGATTCTCGAATGAAACAAAGGAGGTTTCTTTCTATTTGGTGGGAGAAGGCCCTTTGCGTTCGACGTTTCAGGCCCTGATTGAAGAGCTGGGGGTGGCTCAAACTGTGAAAATTCTAAATCCTCAGGCCGATGTTCGAGGTTTCTATCAAGCCGCAGATGTTTTCGTGTTGCCCTCCATAACCGAGGGTTTGTCGAATGCGATGTTAGAGGCGATGGCCTGTGGATTGCCCCTGCTGGGATCGCGTGTTTCCGGAATTGTGGATGTTGTCAGTGATGAGAAAGAGGGGGTGTTGTTCGACCCTTTAAATACCAATGACATTTATTCATCGTTGACCAAGATCAGTCAAAACAAAACGTATAGGGAGGATATGGGGAAAAAAGCCCGGGAAAGGGCTTCAAACTTTTCTCTTGAGAAAACCATCCAAAAAACCATCCAGCTTTATGAAAATGGAATCCTTTAGCTATGTGCGGAATCGCGGGAATTTATAATTATGGAAAGAAGGAAAAGGTTGAACCCCTTTTGCTCAAACGAATGAATGATTTGTTGGAGCACCGAGGGCCCGATGATGAAGGTTTTTATATCAAGGAGAATGTGGGCTTGTCGATGCGCCGTTTGGCGATTATCGATTTGTCGACGGGTCATCAACCGATGGGAAGTGAGGACGGCCGCGTGCAACTCGTGTTTAATGGCGAGATATACAACTATCGCGAGTTGCGACAAGAATTGATTTCTCAAGGGGTTCGTTTTAAAACAAATTCAGATACTGAAGTGATCCTTCGTCTTTATGAAAAAGTCGGTGTTGAATGTGTCAAACGTTTGCGTGGGATGTTCGCTTTCTCTATTTGGGATGAAACCCATCAAAGATTGATGTTGGCGAGAGATCGGGTCGGGAAAAAACCGTTGGTTTACACCCACGATTCTGGGCGGATTGTTTGGGCCTCGGAAATTCGAGCGCTTTTGGAGGTCCCGGGACTTTCAAAAGAAATTGACCCACAGGCGGTGGATCTTTATTTGGGACTTCAATATATTCCCAGTCCCTGGACGATTTATAAGGCCATTCGAAAATTGCCCCCGGCGCACTGTTTGATCCTGGAAAAAGGGCAAACTCGTATGGAACGGTACTGGCATTTGCCAACCCAGGAGCCTTCTTTTTCGGGAACATTTGAGGAAGCCAAAAGAGAGATCCGGTTAAAGTTTGAGGAGTCCACGCGCCTGAGAATGATTTCCGACGTGCCTCTTGGCGCCTTTTTATCAGGCGGTGTGGATTCGACTCTTGTCGTGGGAACCATGAGCCGCCTGTCCTCCCGGCCAGTCAAAACATTCGCCATTGGATTTCAAGAAGAAAAATTTTCTGAGTTGGCTTATGCGAAGGAAGTTGCGCAATATTTTAAAACCGATCACACCGAGTTCGTCGTGAAGCCCCACATGGCGGATGTCCTCCCCA is a genomic window of Elusimicrobiota bacterium containing:
- the bshA_2 gene encoding N-acetyl-alpha-D-glucosaminyl L-malate synthase yields the protein MIIQNFYPSIGGAEQQALEVASGLVAQGFYIVVLTRSQRILMSRERVRGVYVRRLFSPGWGGLRNISFAISSGVYLLWRWWECDVIHIHLASSHSLFPALLGRLFHKRVIIKLSGGIDIGELALSRKNIFGRIKLWLLHWARPAFIIVNEGQRQELINSGLADCPVQFIPNGLRLDWFLPLGVKERFAVRQKLDWTGLVFLFVGRFAQDKLRPDIFRNLMEAWKRFSNETKEVSFYLVGEGPLRSTFQALIEELGVAQTVKILNPQADVRGFYQAADVFVLPSITEGLSNAMLEAMACGLPLLGSRVSGIVDVVSDEKEGVLFDPLNTNDIYSSLTKISQNKTYREDMGKKARERASNFSLEKTIQKTIQLYENGIL
- the asnB_2 gene encoding Asparagine synthetase [glutamine-hydrolyzing] 1, with the protein product MCGIAGIYNYGKKEKVEPLLLKRMNDLLEHRGPDDEGFYIKENVGLSMRRLAIIDLSTGHQPMGSEDGRVQLVFNGEIYNYRELRQELISQGVRFKTNSDTEVILRLYEKVGVECVKRLRGMFAFSIWDETHQRLMLARDRVGKKPLVYTHDSGRIVWASEIRALLEVPGLSKEIDPQAVDLYLGLQYIPSPWTIYKAIRKLPPAHCLILEKGQTRMERYWHLPTQEPSFSGTFEEAKREIRLKFEESTRLRMISDVPLGAFLSGGVDSTLVVGTMSRLSSRPVKTFAIGFQEEKFSELAYAKEVAQYFKTDHTEFVVKPHMADVLPKLAWHYGEPYGDSSALPSFYLARETRKHVTVALTGDGGDENFAGYRRYVAMKMMRFLDWMPQNFRRSLSPVGNILPRKGRRFVRDIWGASASNRYFNTIGIFGENEKKSMYTSDFFAQVGPGDRSVQYLNDVLGKFSHLDGTNQLLATDFETYLPECLMVKMDIATMANSLEARSPFLDHELIDLAFRFPVEWKLKGLRGAKWILKQAFSDLLPASIAQRSKMGFGIPLAAWFRGELRNLWRDQVLSSAALARGYFQRSWLEKMFDEHVSGKRDHGYRMWVLLMLEMWHQTNLPGGRVAS